The DNA segment TACCGGATACAACCGGAATGTTGACCTTGCCTGCAGCAACGCCGTTCACGGTGATGGTCATACCACTGACCGACACGGTGGCTTTTGTTTTATCCGCAGACACCGCACGAAAGCTCTTGTCGGTTACGCCCTCCGGCTGGAAGGCCACGGTCAGCGTGGTGCTCTGCCCTTTCACCACCGAGGTGCTGGCAGGCGTCACGGTCATGCCGGTTGCCGCTGTTACCGTGCTGCGATCTTCTGCCATCGACGGACGTCCCACATTGGTGACTTTCACCGTGCGGGTGATCACTTCCTTCGCCGTCACCGCCTTACCGATACTGCTGACCCAGCCACGGAACACATCGACCGTGCCGTTCGGGAAGCGGATTTTATAGGCACGGGTATCGCCTTCATTAAACCACGCCAGCAGCGCCTGCTGCCCCTGCTCTCCGGGCATCCACGCCAGCGTGAAGCTGGTATCTCCGGCAGATTTCTGCCCCTGCCCGGTCGCAGTCCAGTCTGCATCTTCATCATCGAGATAGCTGTCGTCATAGGACTCAGCGGTCAGTTCGCCGGGCGTCAGGTCTTTAACTTTTGCCAGACGCGACCAGTCAACGTCTGAAAGCGGATTCGCGTAAGGGTCACCGCTCCCCTTATAAACCCACAGGGTGGTCCCGGCACCTTTCACCGGCATTGTAGGATTTGGTACAGGCATAGCGTCCTCACATTTCATAGGTAATGACATAAGTCAGATCGGCTGAACTCCACAAGCCCGCATCATCGTCGCGCCGGTAGTCATAGCCGCTGGCCACCATACTGGTGATCAAATCTGACAGTGCCGGGATATCGCTCATCACCGGATAAATCCGGGACTCCATCCACGCATCCAGCTCTGAATCCGGCACCTGAGCAGGCAGGAAAACTTCGATATGCAGCTCCGCCTGCCAGGTATCGCTGTCCAGCTCTTCGCCCGTGTATTCAGCGCCGGTGAGATAAACGGCAACTGCCGGAAAATCCGCCTCATCAAAAACAGCGGGGCGACCATCAAAAAACGTCGCCCCGGTGTCATGCTTCTCCAGTGCATCCAGTACGGCTGCACGGAGTTCAGTATGTTTCATCGCTTTATTACCATCCTCAGTTGATGCTGCAGCGCATAGCCCAGCTCTTTCGGAAGACGTTCACGCCGTATCCGCTCAATATTTTGTTTAAACGCCGTGGTCAGCGGCACCGCCATCGGGATTTTCACCACATCAATGGGGTAACGGTTTTTCCCAGCCACACGCTGCATGACATGCCACCGGCCATTTTTCAGTTGCTGAATAAACGCGCCGGGAATACGACGGTTACCCACCACAAGCACGCTGCCGCCACCTTTCAGGGATGAACGCTGCCCCTTTTTACGACGCCTGCGGCGCGAAAGGACAACCCGCGCATTACCCAGCTTGATTACGGGCAAATCCCCCCGGTTAACTTTGATTCTGGCCTGCGGATTTTTGACCGTGGCCCTTTTCAGCCTGGCCCTTTCCTTTACCAGTTTCCGGCGTACCTTTGTCTCACGGGCAACCTGTGACGCCGACTGCGATATCGCGGATGAAGCAACGCGGTTAATGGCCATTGCGGCGGCACCAGGCACCGCCGTTTTGCTGATACGGCTGAGGTTTTCAACGGCCTGCTCAAGACCTTTTATGGCCATACATCCCCCTTTCAGCGGCGACGGTTAACGGCAGGCGGTACGCCCCGTCCAAGCCAGAGATGACAACTTCCGCCATCATCCGGCGAAACCCGATCTACCCAGAAATTTTCCTCACCGATGGTCAGCGTGTCTCCACGCCGCAGCTGCCGCACCTCATCAGTCCGGACAAACAGGGACGGGCTGGAGCCTTCAACGCGCACGCCCTGTCCGGCATAGCTGATATTTTCAGGGTCATCAAAAACACCACGTATCACCGCACCTGACTGCTCACCGGATGTAATGGTGGCTGACGTTCCCATGTACCCGCGTATCGTTTCATCGGCGCGGGCAATGGCAGCATCGAACAGGTTATCGAAATCAGCCACAGCGCCTCCCGTTATTGCATTCTGGCCAGGCCGCGCTCTGTCATTTCGGCTGCCACACCGGCAGAGACACGAAACGCCGTTCCCGGCAGCACAAATGCCACAGGTTCATCCCGCGTGGCGTGAAGTGCATCAGTATGCAGCTTCACCAGTGCCACGACCGTGACCAGTTCAGACGTATCCAGAATCACGGTATCCGGCTGCGCTGATCCCACCTCATTTTCATGTCCGGTCAGCACATTTTCCCGGCTGAGAGGGGTGTCCTGACCGGCAGTTTCATCCGTGTCATCAAGCTCCTCTTTCAGCTCTGCCACACGGAGCGCCAGTTCTTCTTTCGTCCCCGTCAGGCTGACATCACGGTTCAGTTGTTCACCCAGCGAGCGGAGACGGGCAATCAGTTCATCTTTCGTCATGGACTCCTCCACAGAGAAACAATGGCCCCGAAGGGCCATGATTACGCCAGTTGTACGGACACGAACTCATCAGGGTCAGCCAGCAGCATCAGCGGTGCTGACTGAATCATGGTGAACTCACGCGCCGGATCGCCGGTGGTCACCCAGTTTTTCGGGTAACGGGCAGAGGCGTTAATGCCTTCGCGCTGTGCGTCCGCATCCTGAATGCAGCCATAGGTGCGCAGACCGCGTGCCTGAGTGTTCCCCAGCACCATCGTGTTGTCCGGCAGGAAGTTCTTTTTGACGCCGTTTTCCACGTACTGTCCGGAATACACGACGATGGCCACATCGCCATACATCCCCTTATAGGACACCGCTTTGCCCAGGTCTTTCACCGCTGTCTCCAGCTCGGAATTAGAGCCACGACGGGTATCCAGCTTCTCCTTGACGGCTTTGAAGGAACGGAACAGCGCCCAGCCTTTCGGATCGAACACGATGATATTCACCACACCGCTGGCGTTCAGCGCGTAGGCTTCGATATCGTCGGTCGGGTCATACGTGGACTTGTCACGCTTGCTCCACTCCGTGCCGCCGGACTGCGTGATGTTATTCTCCTCACTGCGGCCCATATCCACCTCAACCGGATCGAAGGCTTCACCGGTCATGGTGTATTTGCCCTTAAGCACGGCAGAAACTGCCTGCATCTCTTCGACCTGAGCAATGGCCAGCTCTTCGTCACGCATGTTCTGCATGATGATGCGACGGCGGCGGTAAGCCGGGTCCGCCAGATTCTGCGGATCTTCATCCGGCAGGCGACGCAGGGTCATCTGCGGATTCACTTCATGCTTCGGCTTGACATATCCCGGCGTAAATTCAGAGGTGGAGCCGCCACGGGAACGGATAACCTCACCGGAAACAATCGGCGAAACGTACAGCGCCATGTTTACCAGTCCCGGAATTTGTGAGAGATAGACTTTCTCCGTGGTGAAGGGATAGCTCTCACGGAAAAAGAGACGCAGAAACAGCGGATCAAACTTAAATTTCTGCTCATTTGCCGCCAGCAGTTGGGCGGTTGTGTACATCGACATAAAAAAATCCCGTAAAAAAAGCCGCACAGGCGGCCTTTAGTGATGAAGGGTAAAGTTAAACGATGCTGATTGCCGTTCCG comes from the Planococcus sp. MSAK28401 genome and includes:
- a CDS encoding head-tail joining protein — encoded protein: MADFDNLFDAAIARADETIRGYMGTSATITSGEQSGAVIRGVFDDPENISYAGQGVRVEGSSPSLFVRTDEVRQLRRGDTLTIGEENFWVDRVSPDDGGSCHLWLGRGVPPAVNRRR
- a CDS encoding phage tail protein; the encoded protein is MPVPNPTMPVKGAGTTLWVYKGSGDPYANPLSDVDWSRLAKVKDLTPGELTAESYDDSYLDDEDADWTATGQGQKSAGDTSFTLAWMPGEQGQQALLAWFNEGDTRAYKIRFPNGTVDVFRGWVSSIGKAVTAKEVITRTVKVTNVGRPSMAEDRSTVTAATGMTVTPASTSVVKGQSTTLTVAFQPEGVTDKSFRAVSADKTKATVSVSGMTITVNGVAAGKVNIPVVSGNGEFAAVAEITVTAS
- a CDS encoding phage minor tail U family protein; this encodes MKHTELRAAVLDALEKHDTGATFFDGRPAVFDEADFPAVAVYLTGAEYTGEELDSDTWQAELHIEVFLPAQVPDSELDAWMESRIYPVMSDIPALSDLITSMVASGYDYRRDDDAGLWSSADLTYVITYEM
- a CDS encoding DNA-packaging protein FI gives rise to the protein MTKDELIARLRSLGEQLNRDVSLTGTKEELALRVAELKEELDDTDETAGQDTPLSRENVLTGHENEVGSAQPDTVILDTSELVTVVALVKLHTDALHATRDEPVAFVLPGTAFRVSAGVAAEMTERGLARMQ
- a CDS encoding major capsid protein; amino-acid sequence: MSMYTTAQLLAANEQKFKFDPLFLRLFFRESYPFTTEKVYLSQIPGLVNMALYVSPIVSGEVIRSRGGSTSEFTPGYVKPKHEVNPQMTLRRLPDEDPQNLADPAYRRRRIIMQNMRDEELAIAQVEEMQAVSAVLKGKYTMTGEAFDPVEVDMGRSEENNITQSGGTEWSKRDKSTYDPTDDIEAYALNASGVVNIIVFDPKGWALFRSFKAVKEKLDTRRGSNSELETAVKDLGKAVSYKGMYGDVAIVVYSGQYVENGVKKNFLPDNTMVLGNTQARGLRTYGCIQDADAQREGINASARYPKNWVTTGDPAREFTMIQSAPLMLLADPDEFVSVQLA
- a CDS encoding phage tail protein, which codes for MAIKGLEQAVENLSRISKTAVPGAAAMAINRVASSAISQSASQVARETKVRRKLVKERARLKRATVKNPQARIKVNRGDLPVIKLGNARVVLSRRRRRKKGQRSSLKGGGSVLVVGNRRIPGAFIQQLKNGRWHVMQRVAGKNRYPIDVVKIPMAVPLTTAFKQNIERIRRERLPKELGYALQHQLRMVIKR